The Caulifigura coniformis genome includes a region encoding these proteins:
- a CDS encoding DUF1552 domain-containing protein → MANLNANRWRMTRRQMLRGLGVAMLLPRLDCMAEGTAVTTPKRSVFLYIPNGVNTLTWQIEKAGTDFEFTQPLQSLERHRTEVTPISGLHHPMVLGKHHNCDKVWLTGADVPGDGGPFRNTVSADQLMAEVQGRSTRFPSLELAVEGHSLAWSRDGIQIPAERNTVNVFNMLFGVEKESPQAIRRRLNRRGSILDLVADDASRMHRRLGQNDRDKLDEYLTAVRQVEVRTQRAESWLNVPKPKLDSGDASRLGRKADMSVVSEYHRLFYDLMVMALRTDSTRVITCMICSESNGGAIPDIGISQTRHGLSHHNGDPEQLRRLTQTDTFLVEQFSYFLDQLKAHREENGQTLLDTTQVLWGSGMAYGHSHGNANLPTLLAGGRALGYRHGQHVDFNLPKIGQYNVADAAGHYRLCSRPVDSDARLSNLLLTMLQRVDVPAGTFQDGIRPLSELLA, encoded by the coding sequence ATGGCGAATCTCAACGCGAACCGCTGGCGGATGACACGGCGGCAAATGCTTCGCGGGCTGGGCGTGGCGATGCTTCTTCCCCGGCTCGATTGCATGGCCGAGGGGACGGCGGTGACGACTCCGAAACGGAGCGTATTCCTGTACATCCCGAACGGCGTGAACACGCTGACGTGGCAGATCGAGAAGGCGGGAACCGATTTCGAATTCACGCAGCCGCTGCAATCGCTGGAACGCCACCGGACGGAGGTGACGCCGATCAGCGGGCTGCACCATCCGATGGTTCTGGGGAAGCATCACAACTGCGACAAGGTGTGGCTGACCGGGGCCGATGTTCCGGGAGACGGCGGGCCGTTTCGCAATACGGTGTCGGCCGACCAGCTGATGGCCGAGGTGCAGGGGCGCTCCACGCGGTTCCCTTCTCTGGAACTGGCGGTTGAGGGACATTCGCTGGCGTGGTCGCGGGACGGCATCCAGATTCCGGCTGAACGGAACACGGTCAACGTTTTCAACATGCTGTTCGGCGTGGAGAAGGAGAGCCCGCAGGCGATCCGCCGGCGGCTGAATCGTCGCGGGAGCATTCTCGACCTGGTCGCCGACGATGCGAGCCGGATGCATCGCCGCCTCGGGCAGAACGACCGCGACAAGCTCGATGAATACCTGACGGCGGTTCGCCAGGTGGAAGTCCGCACGCAGCGGGCAGAATCGTGGCTGAACGTTCCGAAGCCCAAACTCGACAGCGGCGATGCCTCGCGCCTCGGCCGCAAGGCCGACATGAGCGTCGTGAGCGAATATCACCGGCTGTTCTACGATCTCATGGTCATGGCGCTGCGGACGGATTCGACCCGCGTGATCACGTGCATGATCTGCAGTGAATCGAACGGAGGGGCGATTCCGGACATCGGGATCTCGCAGACGCGGCATGGCCTGTCGCACCACAACGGGGACCCGGAACAGCTTCGCCGGCTGACGCAGACCGACACATTCCTCGTCGAGCAGTTCAGTTACTTTCTCGACCAGCTGAAGGCCCACCGCGAAGAGAACGGCCAGACGCTGCTCGATACGACGCAGGTGCTGTGGGGAAGCGGCATGGCCTATGGCCACAGCCACGGCAACGCGAACCTGCCGACGTTGCTGGCCGGGGGACGCGCGCTGGGATACCGGCATGGGCAGCATGTCGATTTCAACCTGCCGAAGATCGGCCAGTACAACGTGGCGGACGCGGCGGGCCACTACCGCCTGTGCTCGCGGCCGGTCGACAGTGATGCGAGGCTGAGCAACCTGCTGCTCACGATGCTGCAACGCGTGGACGTGCCTGCGGGGACCTTCCAGGACGGAATCCGTCCTCTGTCCGAACTGCTGGCGTGA
- a CDS encoding DUF1592 domain-containing protein: protein MIRFDQEAFDGHGPAMTSRCSRLAPGASGRLAFALLLLAGLAPGASSRAADTLEPRLKTYLDTHCVVCHGADSPKSDFRIDTLSPRIGLEDTPQWLEVMERISSGEMPPPDYKQRPGSQESTEIVELLSARMKEGEAARLAARGRVSYNRLSREEYVNTVRDLIGVQYNATDPGGFLEDPEWRGLERIGSVMTLSPSQIEKYLAAAEVVLAEAYPSKKPPLLEFTKRAIIEKQIDPPHRERLNALGLIDKVRYEMWPGDLYRYSGSEPLPEAGIYEISYTLSGLKPENGRAPRLFVYESKLDRVLHEEDVVAPEDQPVTVTFQAHLPKGRPDILVINQVPGPSNNPRSGRHGRTPFLSTKEGRIPWQMKLTDEQGRPRYPFLILDSVSFRGPIVTAEEQRRREEYFPSEPGNMDQVRAGLGRLARRAFRRPAAPGELEAYVGIVRDELAAGEPFAEALKAGMLAILCSKSFLFVTEGDEHEDRTTLNDWEIASRLSYLLWSTMPDDELLLLAEQGKLRDQKERARQLARMLADPRARRFSDSFAGQWLQLRNVGKFPPDKKLYPDYDSSLEKAMVEEPRAFFQEVLHEGLTLREFIDSDWSMLNARLAKFYGLPETGLTGSAVQRVSLSAESHRGGLLTQAAILSLTSDGTRHRPVHRGKWVSEAILGRVPPPPPANVDPIEPNPVDAPKATLRMKLEAHIHDARCASCHSKIDPLGLAFENFDAIGRWREEETVEGTGSNPRVNSAGQFPDGRRYETPEEFKGLMLGHLDDFQAAFIEKLACYGLRRTMSFDDRDELKEIAAAGRADDYRLRSILEAFVVSDLFVKR from the coding sequence ATGATCCGGTTCGACCAGGAAGCCTTCGACGGCCACGGCCCGGCGATGACGTCCCGCTGCTCCCGCCTGGCCCCGGGCGCCAGCGGGCGTCTCGCCTTCGCCCTGCTGCTTCTCGCGGGTCTGGCGCCGGGAGCGTCGTCCCGCGCGGCAGACACTCTCGAGCCGCGGCTCAAGACGTATCTCGACACCCACTGCGTGGTCTGTCACGGCGCCGATTCGCCGAAGAGCGACTTTCGCATCGACACTCTTTCGCCGCGAATCGGCTTGGAAGACACGCCTCAATGGCTGGAGGTGATGGAGCGGATCAGTTCGGGCGAAATGCCTCCTCCCGACTACAAGCAGCGACCCGGTTCGCAGGAGAGCACCGAGATCGTGGAGTTGCTGTCGGCCCGCATGAAGGAGGGCGAAGCGGCGCGTCTCGCGGCGCGTGGCCGGGTGTCTTACAACCGGCTCAGCCGGGAAGAATACGTCAACACCGTCCGCGACCTGATCGGCGTGCAGTACAACGCGACCGATCCCGGCGGTTTCCTGGAGGACCCGGAGTGGCGGGGCCTGGAGCGGATCGGATCCGTGATGACGCTCTCGCCGTCACAGATCGAGAAATACCTGGCCGCCGCGGAAGTGGTTCTGGCCGAGGCCTACCCTTCCAAGAAGCCGCCGCTGCTGGAGTTCACGAAACGGGCGATCATCGAGAAGCAGATCGACCCGCCTCATCGCGAGCGATTGAACGCACTCGGTTTGATCGACAAAGTGCGTTACGAGATGTGGCCGGGCGATCTGTATCGCTATTCGGGATCGGAGCCGCTACCGGAAGCGGGGATTTATGAGATCAGTTACACGCTGAGCGGGCTGAAGCCCGAGAACGGTCGTGCGCCGCGACTGTTTGTGTATGAGTCGAAGCTCGACCGGGTACTGCATGAGGAAGATGTCGTCGCGCCGGAAGACCAGCCGGTGACGGTGACCTTCCAGGCGCACCTGCCGAAGGGCCGGCCCGACATCCTGGTGATCAACCAGGTGCCGGGGCCGTCGAATAATCCACGATCGGGGCGGCACGGTCGGACTCCGTTCCTGAGCACCAAAGAGGGGCGGATCCCCTGGCAGATGAAACTGACCGATGAGCAGGGACGTCCCCGCTACCCGTTCCTGATCCTGGATTCGGTCTCGTTCCGTGGACCGATCGTGACGGCCGAGGAGCAGAGGCGTCGCGAGGAATACTTCCCAAGCGAGCCGGGGAACATGGACCAGGTTCGCGCGGGACTGGGCCGCCTGGCGCGGCGGGCGTTCCGGCGACCTGCGGCTCCGGGCGAACTGGAGGCGTACGTCGGGATCGTGCGAGACGAACTCGCGGCCGGGGAACCGTTTGCTGAAGCGCTCAAAGCGGGAATGCTCGCGATCCTCTGTTCGAAGAGTTTCCTGTTCGTGACCGAAGGGGATGAGCACGAGGATCGAACGACGCTCAACGACTGGGAGATTGCGTCGAGGCTGTCGTATCTGTTGTGGAGCACGATGCCAGACGACGAACTTCTGCTGCTGGCCGAACAGGGAAAGCTGAGGGATCAGAAGGAGCGGGCGCGGCAACTCGCGCGGATGCTGGCCGATCCGAGGGCCAGGCGGTTCAGCGATTCGTTCGCGGGCCAATGGCTGCAGTTGCGAAACGTCGGAAAGTTTCCGCCCGACAAGAAGCTGTATCCCGACTACGACTCGAGCCTGGAAAAGGCGATGGTGGAGGAGCCCCGGGCATTCTTCCAAGAAGTGCTCCACGAGGGGCTGACGCTTCGCGAGTTCATCGACTCGGACTGGAGCATGCTGAACGCACGGCTGGCGAAGTTCTACGGATTGCCGGAGACGGGCCTGACAGGCTCCGCGGTTCAGCGCGTGTCGTTGTCGGCGGAGAGCCATCGTGGCGGACTGCTCACCCAGGCGGCGATCCTGTCACTGACGTCGGACGGGACGCGGCATCGGCCGGTGCATCGAGGGAAATGGGTTTCAGAGGCGATCCTCGGGCGCGTTCCTCCTCCTCCTCCAGCGAATGTCGACCCCATCGAGCCGAACCCGGTCGACGCCCCGAAGGCGACGTTGCGCATGAAGCTGGAAGCTCATATCCACGACGCCCGCTGCGCCTCGTGCCACAGCAAAATCGACCCGCTGGGGCTGGCGTTCGAGAACTTCGACGCCATCGGACGGTGGCGCGAGGAGGAGACTGTCGAGGGGACAGGAAGCAACCCGCGGGTGAACTCCGCTGGGCAGTTTCCAGATGGCCGCCGATATGAAACTCCGGAGGAGTTCAAGGGGCTGATGCTGGGGCATCTCGACGACTTTCAGGCGGCGTTCATCGAGAAGCTTGCCTGCTACGGGCTGCGGCGGACGATGTCGTTCGACGATCGCGACGAGCTCAAAGAAATCGCGGCAGCGGGTCGAGCTGATGACTACCGGTTGCGATCCATCCTCGAGGCGTTCGTGGTCTCCGACCTGTTCGTCAAACGCTGA
- a CDS encoding carboxypeptidase-like regulatory domain-containing protein: MATQFFFWRACRRPAGLLLFLCVAGCSSSDPDAKLNRPSRVPVSGVVTFKGRPIADADVTFMNETANTTGTGRTDSEGQFALTTFRDLDGAVPGDQKVAIRRVDVVNKTPEDVDVSAGGVAVPPEIHWIVPEKYSDLRKSGLTASVTEAGPNHFEFALK, from the coding sequence ATGGCCACTCAGTTTTTCTTCTGGAGGGCCTGCCGACGACCGGCGGGCCTGCTGCTGTTCCTGTGCGTCGCGGGCTGCTCGTCGAGCGATCCCGACGCGAAGCTCAATCGTCCGAGTCGGGTTCCAGTCAGCGGTGTCGTGACGTTCAAGGGACGACCGATCGCCGACGCGGACGTGACCTTCATGAACGAGACGGCGAATACGACTGGCACGGGCCGGACGGATTCCGAGGGCCAGTTTGCACTGACGACGTTTCGCGACCTCGACGGCGCGGTTCCGGGTGATCAAAAGGTCGCGATCCGACGGGTGGACGTCGTGAACAAGACGCCGGAGGACGTGGACGTCTCGGCGGGGGGCGTGGCCGTTCCTCCGGAGATCCACTGGATCGTGCCGGAGAAATACTCGGACCTGCGGAAATCCGGGTTGACCGCGAGCGTGACGGAGGCCGGCCCCAACCATTTCGAGTTCGCCCTGAAATGA
- a CDS encoding DUF1559 domain-containing protein, which yields MAAKKRTRGFTLIELLVVIAIIAILIALLLPAVQQAREAARRTQCKNNLKQMSLALHNYADVYGRFPAGSGGPRTAGNRLNATLALLPFYDEPNLYNMISSTQTFGGVTFEPFGAQPWNANYDLFGMGFQVKGLTCPSDRPVGDPRGGRNGSQSATSYSYCIGDHVTGSGDQGAYQRRGMFGTRSYVAFKDVTDGTSNTMAISERCFEKSPRSLFGHTVESLVGLQTNPSLCLAQANRATREFLPTATLSGYRTGGTRAYDGMPIYTGFNAILPPNSPSCVIGNINSVGVMTAQSWHVGGVHAGFADGSVRFISENIHAGNPGAPESLSGASPYGTWGALATIGQSEVVGEF from the coding sequence ATGGCTGCGAAAAAGAGGACGAGGGGATTCACACTCATCGAGCTGCTGGTGGTGATCGCCATCATCGCCATCCTGATCGCACTGCTGCTTCCGGCAGTGCAGCAGGCACGCGAGGCAGCACGACGGACCCAGTGCAAGAACAACCTCAAGCAGATGTCGCTGGCGCTGCACAACTATGCCGACGTTTACGGACGGTTTCCGGCCGGATCGGGAGGTCCGCGGACAGCGGGCAACCGCCTGAATGCGACGCTCGCGCTGTTGCCGTTCTACGACGAACCGAACCTGTACAACATGATCAGCTCGACGCAGACGTTCGGCGGCGTGACGTTCGAGCCGTTCGGAGCGCAACCCTGGAACGCCAACTACGACCTGTTCGGGATGGGCTTCCAGGTAAAGGGGCTGACCTGCCCTTCGGATCGGCCTGTCGGTGATCCCCGCGGAGGCCGTAACGGCTCCCAGTCGGCCACGAGCTATTCCTATTGCATTGGCGATCATGTGACGGGGAGCGGCGACCAGGGGGCGTACCAGCGGCGGGGGATGTTCGGCACGCGGAGCTACGTGGCGTTCAAGGACGTGACCGACGGAACGAGCAACACGATGGCGATCTCGGAGCGGTGCTTCGAAAAGAGTCCGCGGTCGCTGTTCGGGCACACGGTCGAGAGCCTGGTCGGCCTGCAGACGAACCCTTCGCTGTGTCTTGCGCAGGCGAACCGGGCGACGCGCGAGTTTCTGCCGACGGCGACGTTGTCGGGATACCGGACAGGGGGAACCCGTGCCTATGACGGGATGCCGATCTACACCGGTTTCAACGCGATCCTGCCTCCGAACAGCCCGTCGTGCGTGATCGGCAACATCAACTCGGTCGGCGTGATGACGGCCCAGAGCTGGCATGTCGGCGGCGTTCACGCGGGATTCGCGGACGGCTCCGTCCGGTTCATCAGCGAGAACATCCACGCTGGAAATCCGGGGGCTCCCGAATCTCTGAGCGGCGCCAGCCCCTATGGGACATGGGGAGCACTGGCGACGATCGGACAATCGGAAGTCGTGGGTGAGTTCTAG
- a CDS encoding LamG-like jellyroll fold domain-containing protein: MNSGHRLAELINRYIDHEIEADELAELNGLLRESADSRREFAERLNLDSALSQSAASLMVSATPLKSTSPALLKRLLNKGRLKWVAVACGLLLVIAGGWQWRESGRAFATVVESIGDDNPPSGTNLWSEPHLLRTGSVELATPRGAKIVIEAPAEFHFVSVQELWLQRGRISADISPSAKGFTVLTPSGKAIDLGTRFGVDVSQEGAAEVHVFQGEVVAQSTGSKNRQLLTTNKAVRLRQEWTGEACDVRLGSFLQAGEIQKLSEGLQAGQFLRSQEASARLQKDSALLTWLDFEPAVDGASPKNGANVIGPQVVQGRFPGTAAVDFIDRSDRVELNLNVQVPQFTLLTWVRLNYVDETNNSLYSTDEWGRLGQVHWMTGRNGKVRFAIKSDVNLGVRPEGGGVFNAWAETRAILPERVNRWSNLGLVYDSVVGQVSLYVDGKRETSASVPQGLIAALGSAQIGNWKPLAHFTDANADRRLSGRMDEFAAFSRVFTAEEMESYYESSTPYVEVPYSGEFRRKGGAPR; encoded by the coding sequence ATGAATTCCGGCCACCGTCTCGCCGAGTTGATCAATCGTTACATCGATCATGAGATCGAGGCGGACGAACTGGCCGAACTGAACGGCCTGTTGCGAGAGAGCGCCGACTCACGTCGGGAATTTGCGGAACGGCTCAACCTGGATTCCGCGCTGTCGCAGAGTGCGGCGAGCCTGATGGTGAGCGCGACTCCGCTCAAGTCGACGTCCCCTGCCCTGTTGAAACGCTTGTTGAACAAGGGGCGGCTGAAGTGGGTGGCTGTCGCGTGCGGCCTCCTGCTCGTGATCGCGGGGGGATGGCAGTGGAGAGAGTCCGGCCGGGCATTCGCGACCGTGGTGGAGAGCATCGGGGACGACAATCCGCCAAGCGGAACGAATTTGTGGTCGGAGCCTCACTTGCTTCGCACCGGTTCCGTGGAACTGGCGACGCCGCGGGGCGCGAAGATCGTCATCGAAGCGCCCGCGGAGTTTCATTTTGTTTCGGTCCAGGAGTTGTGGCTGCAACGAGGACGGATTTCGGCAGATATCTCGCCCTCCGCGAAGGGTTTCACAGTCCTGACGCCCTCCGGCAAAGCGATCGATCTTGGAACGCGATTCGGGGTGGACGTGTCGCAGGAAGGGGCCGCGGAGGTCCACGTGTTCCAGGGGGAGGTGGTCGCGCAATCAACCGGGAGCAAGAACCGGCAGTTGCTGACGACCAACAAGGCGGTGCGTCTCCGGCAGGAATGGACGGGCGAGGCGTGTGATGTACGCCTGGGTTCGTTCCTGCAGGCGGGGGAGATTCAAAAGCTATCGGAAGGGTTGCAGGCGGGCCAATTCCTGCGTTCGCAGGAAGCGTCAGCGCGACTTCAAAAGGACTCCGCGCTGCTGACGTGGCTCGACTTCGAGCCAGCGGTCGACGGGGCCTCGCCGAAGAACGGCGCGAACGTGATTGGACCGCAGGTCGTGCAGGGACGATTTCCGGGGACGGCCGCTGTCGATTTCATCGATCGGAGCGATCGGGTCGAGTTGAACCTGAACGTCCAGGTTCCCCAGTTCACACTGCTGACGTGGGTGCGGCTGAACTATGTGGATGAGACGAACAATTCCCTGTATTCGACGGACGAATGGGGGCGCCTCGGCCAGGTTCACTGGATGACGGGACGGAACGGGAAAGTGCGGTTCGCGATCAAGAGCGACGTGAACCTGGGGGTGCGTCCTGAAGGAGGCGGCGTTTTCAACGCATGGGCGGAGACGCGCGCCATTCTTCCTGAGCGCGTCAACCGCTGGTCAAACCTGGGGCTGGTTTACGACTCGGTCGTCGGCCAGGTGAGCCTGTACGTCGACGGCAAACGAGAGACTTCCGCGTCCGTGCCCCAAGGGCTCATCGCAGCTCTGGGATCGGCGCAGATCGGCAACTGGAAGCCATTGGCGCATTTCACGGACGCCAACGCCGATCGTCGGCTCAGTGGCCGGATGGATGAATTCGCGGCGTTTTCCCGCGTGTTCACGGCAGAAGAGATGGAATCGTACTACGAGAGCAGCACGCCGTACGTTGAGGTTCCGTACAGCGGAGAGTTCCGAAGAAAAGGAGGTGCGCCGCGCTGA
- a CDS encoding sigma-70 family RNA polymerase sigma factor, with product MRIAADHGRLPIAERPVKETDGVGDAPDRHAPFLRLFTANESSIRSYVRRLVPSRSDVDDLMQNIAVVLWEKFGQFRLGGDFRAWAFGIARFEVLSWLRDQGRDRRTLAGDVVELIADESATPESESALSAQRVALEHCLGKLPAEQRQLLLHAHQPGSSMGDAAAQSGRTKVAFYQWLYRLRHSLLNCVRRQVAQEAAV from the coding sequence ATGCGAATTGCCGCCGACCATGGTCGGTTGCCGATTGCGGAACGGCCGGTCAAGGAGACTGATGGCGTCGGGGACGCCCCTGACCGCCATGCTCCTTTTCTCAGATTGTTTACGGCCAACGAGTCGTCGATTCGTTCCTACGTCCGTCGCTTAGTCCCCTCTCGAAGCGACGTTGATGACCTGATGCAGAACATCGCGGTGGTGCTGTGGGAGAAGTTTGGTCAATTTCGACTGGGGGGTGATTTTCGCGCCTGGGCCTTCGGGATTGCCCGATTCGAGGTGCTTTCGTGGCTGCGAGACCAGGGCCGGGACCGTCGCACGCTTGCAGGCGACGTGGTGGAGCTGATCGCCGACGAATCGGCGACCCCGGAGTCTGAATCGGCTCTGAGCGCGCAGCGGGTCGCCCTGGAGCACTGCCTTGGCAAGCTTCCGGCCGAGCAGCGGCAGTTGCTGCTTCATGCCCATCAACCGGGGTCGTCGATGGGAGATGCGGCGGCCCAGAGCGGCCGGACGAAAGTGGCCTTCTACCAGTGGCTTTATCGCCTGAGGCATTCCCTGCTGAATTGCGTCCGGCGTCAGGTCGCCCAGGAGGCCGCCGTATGA
- a CDS encoding CTP synthase, translated as MSKHIFVTGGVVSSLGKGLTASSIAMLLERRGLRVRMQKLDPYINVDPGTMSPYQHGEVYVLDDGAETDLDLGHYERFTSGPLTRKSNYTTGRIYQAVIEKERRGAYLGGTVQVVPHVTDEIKSAILGVGGRDVDVVITELGGTVGDIEGQPFLEAIRQIPLEIGKKNCLFIHLTLVPYLKAAREAKTKPTQHSVGQLRQIGIQPDILIVRTERPIGRDQTDKIALFCNVEKHAVIEEVDKEFSIYEVPLGLAEHRIDRLICDKLGIQAGELEFDDWKDLIQRVRNPQHEVTVAVVGKYIEHRDAYKSIYESLDHAGFAHSTRVVVKRIEAEEVERQGPESLLQGIDGLLVPGGFGYRGIEGKIKAIQYARECEIPYFGICLGMQTAVIEFARNVLGLKGANSTEFAADTSHPVICMLEDQRRITNMGGTMRLGAQPCVLTPGLKSEAAYGKTEISERHRHRYEFNPEYTQQFEQAGMAISGRSPDGKLVEVVEVPDHPWFVAVQYHPEFKSKPQSPHPLFHDFIAAALVRRQERIGAAV; from the coding sequence ATGAGCAAACACATTTTTGTGACGGGTGGCGTCGTTTCCTCTTTGGGGAAAGGACTCACCGCGTCGTCGATCGCGATGCTTCTCGAACGTCGCGGACTCCGCGTCCGCATGCAGAAGCTCGATCCTTACATCAACGTCGATCCGGGGACCATGAGCCCCTACCAGCACGGCGAGGTCTATGTCCTCGACGACGGTGCCGAGACCGATCTCGACCTCGGGCACTACGAACGCTTCACCTCGGGACCCCTCACCCGCAAGTCGAACTACACGACCGGCCGGATCTACCAGGCGGTCATCGAAAAGGAACGCCGCGGCGCGTACCTGGGCGGAACGGTCCAGGTCGTTCCCCACGTGACCGATGAGATCAAGTCCGCGATCCTCGGGGTCGGCGGTCGCGATGTCGATGTCGTCATCACCGAGCTCGGCGGGACCGTCGGCGACATTGAAGGCCAGCCCTTCCTCGAAGCGATTCGTCAGATTCCTCTCGAGATCGGCAAGAAGAACTGTCTCTTCATCCACCTCACCCTCGTCCCCTATCTCAAGGCGGCGCGGGAGGCCAAGACCAAGCCGACGCAGCACAGCGTCGGACAGCTCCGCCAGATCGGCATCCAGCCCGATATCCTGATTGTCCGCACCGAACGCCCCATCGGACGCGACCAGACCGACAAGATTGCACTCTTCTGCAACGTCGAAAAGCACGCGGTCATCGAAGAGGTCGACAAGGAATTCTCCATCTACGAAGTGCCGCTCGGCCTCGCGGAACATCGCATCGACCGCCTGATCTGCGACAAGCTCGGCATCCAGGCCGGCGAACTCGAATTCGACGACTGGAAAGACCTGATCCAGCGGGTCCGCAATCCGCAGCATGAAGTCACCGTGGCCGTTGTCGGCAAGTACATCGAGCACCGCGACGCCTACAAGTCGATCTACGAATCGCTCGATCACGCAGGCTTCGCCCACTCGACCCGTGTGGTCGTGAAACGCATCGAGGCCGAAGAGGTCGAACGCCAGGGCCCCGAATCGCTCCTGCAGGGAATTGACGGCCTGCTCGTCCCCGGCGGATTCGGTTACCGCGGCATCGAGGGGAAGATCAAGGCGATCCAGTACGCCCGCGAATGCGAGATTCCCTACTTCGGAATCTGCCTCGGCATGCAGACCGCCGTCATCGAGTTCGCCCGCAATGTCCTCGGGCTCAAGGGCGCCAACAGCACCGAGTTCGCGGCTGATACCTCCCACCCGGTCATCTGCATGCTGGAAGACCAGCGGCGGATCACCAACATGGGCGGAACCATGCGCCTCGGCGCACAGCCCTGCGTCCTCACGCCCGGCCTGAAGTCCGAGGCGGCCTACGGAAAGACCGAAATCTCCGAACGCCACCGGCACCGGTACGAGTTCAATCCGGAGTACACGCAGCAGTTTGAACAGGCCGGGATGGCGATCAGCGGCCGCAGCCCCGATGGGAAGCTCGTCGAAGTCGTCGAAGTTCCCGATCACCCGTGGTTCGTCGCAGTTCAGTACCACCCGGAATTCAAGTCCAAGCCGCAGTCGCCCCATCCTCTCTTCCATGACTTCATTGCCGCAGCGCTCGTGCGCCGGCAGGAACGGATCGGAGCGGCCGTTTAA
- a CDS encoding serine hydrolase domain-containing protein, with product MSVALLSTEEVAARFPLTLAVIEKGKRQNLHFGVVASIRRGGAPFADFAVGEAADGLPLETGHLMPWLSAGKPLTAVAILRQVELGRLNLDRPVAEVIPEFAANGKHEITLKHLLTHTAGLDPAPVGWPQAPWASITERICERGVRNGFVVGQDAAYDPARSWFVLGELLRRTDGRMPHEIVQNDICRPIGMASTWMAMTPAEYAANAERIGKVAARDDKGALKATHTWAESFWTAPSPGSSMRGPVHELALFYEMLLRGGALNGTRILAPETVLQMTARHREGRFDSTFQHQVDFGLGVLLDSNHYGAETVPYGFGRHSSPQAFGHGGAQTSIGFCDPEHELVVAWVANGAPGEAQHNRRNRDLNSAIYRDLGLGNDA from the coding sequence ATGTCCGTTGCATTGCTGTCGACTGAAGAAGTTGCCGCCAGGTTTCCCCTGACGCTGGCCGTCATTGAAAAGGGAAAGCGCCAGAACCTGCACTTCGGTGTCGTGGCCTCGATTCGCAGGGGCGGCGCCCCCTTTGCAGACTTCGCCGTCGGCGAAGCGGCAGATGGGCTGCCCCTCGAAACCGGCCATCTGATGCCCTGGCTCTCGGCCGGCAAACCGCTGACAGCCGTCGCCATCCTCCGTCAGGTCGAGCTGGGCCGCCTGAATCTCGATCGCCCCGTGGCGGAAGTCATCCCCGAGTTCGCCGCCAACGGCAAACACGAGATCACCCTCAAGCACCTCCTCACCCATACCGCCGGGCTCGATCCCGCGCCGGTCGGCTGGCCGCAGGCCCCCTGGGCCTCCATCACCGAACGCATCTGCGAACGCGGAGTCCGCAACGGATTCGTCGTCGGCCAGGACGCCGCGTACGACCCCGCGCGCAGCTGGTTCGTGCTCGGTGAACTCCTCCGACGCACCGACGGACGCATGCCGCACGAAATCGTCCAGAACGACATCTGCCGCCCCATCGGCATGGCCTCCACTTGGATGGCCATGACCCCCGCGGAATATGCGGCCAACGCGGAACGCATCGGAAAAGTCGCCGCCCGAGACGACAAAGGCGCCCTCAAGGCCACTCACACCTGGGCCGAAAGCTTCTGGACCGCTCCCAGCCCCGGAAGCTCGATGCGCGGCCCGGTTCACGAACTCGCACTGTTCTACGAAATGCTCCTCCGCGGCGGTGCGCTCAACGGCACGCGAATCCTCGCGCCCGAAACAGTCTTGCAGATGACCGCCCGTCACCGCGAAGGCCGCTTCGACTCCACCTTCCAGCATCAGGTCGATTTCGGCCTCGGCGTCCTCCTCGATTCCAACCACTACGGCGCCGAGACCGTTCCCTATGGATTCGGCCGCCACTCCTCACCGCAGGCCTTCGGCCACGGCGGCGCACAGACATCGATCGGCTTCTGCGATCCCGAACATGAACTCGTCGTCGCCTGGGTCGCCAATGGCGCTCCGGGCGAGGCCCAGCACAACCGGAGAAATCGCGACTTGAACTCGGCCATCTATCGTGACCTGGGACTGGGCAACGATGCTTGA